In Zygosaccharomyces rouxii strain CBS732 chromosome D complete sequence, one DNA window encodes the following:
- the SSM4 gene encoding E3 ubiquitin-protein ligase SSM4 (similar to uniprot|P40318 Saccharomyces cerevisiae YIL030C SSM4 Protein involved in mRNA turnover integral nuclear membrane protein) yields the protein MEVDGAQGVYDPPKQPEQPSDKLENEESMAGATCRICRGEAVSDNALYHPCKCKGSIKYIHESCLLEWTASKNIDVSKPGTTVNCDICHHPINFKTTYAENMPERIPLSLFLKKSTISFLSFLKVKVTSILAGFLFCFMTLLVWNAFGKIYTMLLDGEMPYPNSFYDSVIFGYRYDIPEKITDTTYAIQLALNYRFTAWQLFMVVVLHIGLYFQYDMIVRESVFGKMVLHKIGPQFTKEELLKTQLKERFPLMDDETIENVAKIMRARDELRNSEAIRNALRLDEENDPEVQHNSEQDDDNERPPEYEPRATSPHVHEDDELTEDEQDNEGPQINQNSFQGTHLFGQGPGQEEQDRPNDILPRPQEVFENHRAQAQFDDMMDARMAGNNEQQQQHQQEHEQEPAQEQEGPQPHNQNAQDEVPEQEEEQPQVFNAENFEDEDVNQQLPPPIIINLKLNLFNVLAYFCVAVVVIAGYLGLSYLIPTFIGYGLLKCYLGLIKIFCHGALRLYYLLRLSKAHSYAMDKVPFYDSFNQWLIGDVVSFITEYYYGYTKNTMKSSIIIRSIPAVTCYATAIGLVSLGSEWISKGYSRTNGMRNRTRRLVFQILFAIKCTFKVFTLFFIELAGFPILAGLLLDFALFAPMLSPGSYTWAPEICKFWPPLIFFVYWTVGTLYMYWFAKYIGMIRLHIIRPGVLFFIRSPDDPNIKILQDSLIHPLNIQLSRLLLSMFIYAVFIIVGFGFHTRVLFPHLLQSKMLVTSNLFFESKVKTLECFIAPFYFTKLIIESKPSVNLYVRKYWIRAFDVSTRKLRLSSFILGGEVPTERGYILYRNLFYRFFNAKKAQWSNPDLFTAPKTLSQANELFRMNSSVHAYFIPDGILMRVPSSDIVSRNYVQTLFVPVTKDDKLLKPLDLEAIKERNRQNSGDFGYLDEQNTEFDGYSIVYTPPSFRMRYSLLIAFVWLFASVLVLSTAIGCQYLVTTLITPVVFLVLLGTFNQETARESTLYMMKLKYKQLDIFFVCAGAVLGSVLLEKYHHYKLSRINLNDHIVPVGGEENEQDAGEVRRGQQVELDTLNREMSWTTVLSNILNRGEVKSVTALLMFFTLIYILLQTVAFNWEQFRTFALEYVIKMFFPKKGVFVSKYLKKVSDYESLNFLVLFMCINGIKLSAEVYGYRNRTFSMMFKLFIKTLFTRMKFMLITTFPLVISWLFMSTVEYWIHPEVYTSWGASFRFLWRYRLMPESDSVPWTVPQHLCYIMICIILGNHLVWSIGATSKKWFGAAVQNVKDEVYARGRILENFSNNE from the coding sequence AGGATCAATCAAATACATTCATGAATCATGTCTTTTGGAATGGACTGCATCCAAGAATATCGACGTGAGTAAACCGGGGACGACTGTGAATTGTGACATTTGTCATCATCCCATCAACTTTAAGACAACTTATGCTGAAAATATGCCAGAAAGAATACCCTTGTCTTTGTTCCTAAAGAAAAGCaccatttcatttttaagCTTCTTAAAAGTTAAAGTCACATCAATTTTAGCAGGGTTTTTATTCTGTTTTATGACACTTTTAGTGTGGAATGCTTTCGGTAAGATTTACACGATGTTGTTAGATGGCGAAATGCCCTATCCAAACAGCTTCTACGACAGTGTTATCTTTGGTTATCGTTATGATATTCCTGAAAAAATCACAGACACTACTTATGCCATCCAATTGGCTCTTAATTACAGGTTTACCGCTTGGCAACTCTTTATGGTGGTAGTTCTTCACATTGGTCTTTACTTTCAATACGATATGATTGTTAGAGAAAGCGTGTTTGGTAAAATGGTACTGCACAAGATTGGGCCCCAATTCACCAAGgaagaacttttgaaaactCAATTAAAGGAAAGATTTCCACTAATGGATGATGAAACGATTGAAAATGTGGCTAAAATAATGAGAGCTAGAGACGAACTTCGTAATAGCGAAGCTATTCGTAATGCTCTTCGtcttgatgaagaaaacgACCCAGAAGTTCAACACAATTCTGAACAAGACGATGACAACGAGAGACCACCAGAATATGAACCTAGAGCTACATCACCTCATGTTcacgaagatgatgaacttactgaagatgaacagGACAATGAAGGACCTCAAATCAACCAAAATTCTTTCCAAGGAACCCATTTGTTTGGCCAAGGTCCAGGTCAAGAGGAACAAGACCGTCCTAATGATATTTTGCCTCGTCCACAAGAAGTCTTTGAAAATCACAGAGCACAGGCTCAATTTGATGATATGATGGATGCACGCATGGCTGGTAATAATgaacaacagcagcagcaccaACAAGAACATGAGCAGGAACCAGCACAGGAACAGGAAGGGCCACAGCCACATAACCAAAACGCACAAGACGAAGTACCCGAAcaggaagaagaacaaccaCAGGTTTTTAATGCAGAAAATTTTGAGGATGAGGATGTAAACCAACAATTACCACCTCCAATCATAATAAACCTAAAACTGAACTTGTTCAATGTACTTGCATATTTCTGTGTGGCTGTTGTTGTGATCGCTGGATACTTAGGTCTCTCATACTTGATCCCAACATTCATCGGTTATGGACTCCTAAAATGTTATTTGGGCttgataaagattttcTGCCATGGTGCACTTCGTCTGTACTATCTATTGCGTCTTTCCAAGGCTCATTCATACGCTATGGATAAAGTGCCCTTTTACGATTCATTTAATCAATGGCTGATTGGTGATGTGGTTAGCTTTATTACCGAGTACTACTACGGATACACTAAAAATACAATGAAATCttccatcatcatcaggaGCATACCAGCAGTCACATGCTATGCGACCGCTATTGGATTGGTAAGCTTGGGTTCCGAATGGATCTCAAAAGGTTACAGTCGTACTAATGGTATGAGAAATCGTACTAGAAGACTCGTCTTCCAAATTTTATTTGCCATAAAATGTACTTTCAAAGTTTTtactcttttcttcattgaaCTTGCAGGTTTCCCCATTTTGGCCGGATTATTGTTGGATTTTGCCCTATTTGCTCCCATGTTGTCTCCAGGTAGTTACACTTGGGCTCCGgaaatttgtaaattttggCCACCTCTGATCTTTTTCGTTTATTGGACCGTTGGGACCCTTTACATGTATTGGTTTGCCAAATATATCGGAATGATTAGGTTGCACATTATAAGACCAGGTGTTCTATTCTTTATCAGATCTCCTGATGATCCAAAtatcaagattttacaagacAGTTTAATCCATCCTTTGAACATCCAGTTATCTAGACTGTTGTTATCTATGTTCATCTATGCTGTCTTCATAATTGTTGGATTTGGGTTTCATACAAGAGTTTTATTCCCTCATCTGCTACAGTCCAAGATGCTTGTCACTTCCAATTTATTTTTCGAGAGTAAAGTTAAAACTTTAGAATGTTTTATTGCTCCATTTTATTTCACTAAACTGATTATCGAATCCAAGCCATCGGTCAATTTATACGTGAGAAAATATTGGATTCGTGCATTCGATGTTTCCACTAGAAAACTTCGTCTTTCTTCATTCATTTTGGGTGGTGAAGTTCCTACTGAAAGAGGATACATTTTGTACCGTAATCTGTTTTacagatttttcaatgcaaaGAAGGCTCAGTGGTCAAATCCTGACCTTTTCACTGCTCCTAAAACTTTGAGTCAGGCAAATGAACTTTTCCGTATGAATTCTTCTGTTCATGCGTATTTCATTCCTGATGGTATTTTAATGCGTGTTCCCTCTTCAGATATTGTTTCGAGAAATTATGTCCAAACTCTGTTTGTACCTGTTACTAAGGATGATAAGCTATTAAAACCTTTGGATCTGGAAGCCATTAAAGAAAGGAATAGACAGAACTCCGGTGACTTCGGTTATTTGGACGAACAGAATACCGAATTTGATGGTTACTCAATTGTTTACACCCCACCAAGTTTCAGAATGAGATATTCCTTGCTCATTGCTTTCGTGTGGTTATTTGCCTCTGTTCTAGTCCTATCCACGGCAATTGGCTGTCAATATTTGGTAACAACTCTTATCACGCCAGTTGTGTTTCTAGTGCTGTTGGGGACTTTTAATCAAGAAACTGCCCGGGAAAGTACACTTTACATGATGAAACTGAAATATAAACAGCTCgacattttctttgtttgCGCGGGTGCTGTATTGGGATCTGTcttattggaaaaatacCACCATTATAAATTATCTAGGATTAATTTGAACGATCACATTGTTCCTGTGGGTGGCgaagaaaatgaacaaGATGCTGGTGAAGTTCGTCGTGGTCAGCAAGTCGAGTTAGATACTTTGAACCGTGAAATGAGCTGGACAACTGTATTATCTAACATTTTAAACCGTGGGGAAGTGAAATCTGTTACAGCTCTTCTGATGTTTTTCACTTTAATTTACATTTTATTACAAACCGTGGCTTTCAACTGGGAACAATTTAGAACATTTGCCCTAGAGTATGTGATTAAGATGTTCTTTCCCAAGAAAGGCGTTTTCGTTTCAAAATATCTAAAGAAGGTATCAGATTACGAATCTCTGAACTTCCTGGTGTTATTCATGTGTATCAATGGGATCAAATTATCTGCTGAAGTTTACGGTTACAGAAATCGTACCTTTTCTATGATGTTCAAGCTTTTTATTAAAACTTTGTTCACAAGAATGAAGTTCATGTTAATAACGACTTTCCCCTTGGTGATCTCATGGTTATTCATGTCCACTGTAGAATATTGGATTCATCCTGAAGTCTACACATCATGGGGTGCATCCTTTAGATTTTTATGGCGTTACAGATTAATGCCAGAATCCGATTCTGTACCATGGACAGTACCCCAACACTTGTGCTATATTATGATTTGCATCATCCTCGGTAATCATTTGGTTTGGTCCATTGGTGCCACTTCTAAGAAATGGTTTGGTGCCGCTGTTCAAAACGTAAAGGACGAGGTTTACGCTAGGGGaagaattttggaaaatttttccaataatgAATAA